In the genome of Drosophila pseudoobscura strain MV-25-SWS-2005 chromosome 3, UCI_Dpse_MV25, whole genome shotgun sequence, one region contains:
- the LOC6898922 gene encoding leucine-rich repeat extensin-like protein 2: protein MKFLIIAVAFLACAYADVSELGASGYDYPQPAPVKSYVPPPPPPPPPAPKNTYIPPPAAPAKAYIPPPPPPPPPAPKNTYIPPPAAPAPAPVESYIPPAAPAPAYIPPAPVQAEEPIQEYEQPAQDGYRYKTVRRRVFRHRN from the exons ATG AAATTCCTGAtcattgccgttgcctttcTGGCCTGCGCCTACGCCGATGTCTCGGAGCTCGGTGCCTCTGGCTACGATTATCCTCAGCCAGCTCCTGTGAAGTCCTACGTCCCTcctccgccaccaccgccgccgccggcacCCAAGAACACCTACATTCCACCCCCGGCGGCCCCGGCCAAGGCCTACATccctcctccaccaccaccgccgccaccagcGCCCAAGAACACCTACATTCCTCCCCCGGCAGCCCCAGCACCGGCGCCCGTTGAGTCCTACATTCCCCCCGCAGCCCCCGCACCCGCCTACATTCCCCCTGCCCCCGTCCAGGCCGAGGAGCCCATCCAGGAGTACGAGCAGCCCGCCCAGGACGGATACCGCTACAAGACCGTGCGCCGTCGCGTCTTCCGTCACCGCAACTAA
- the LOC6898921 gene encoding palmitoyltransferase ZDHHC15B yields the protein MISNRSQSIPIDTVPVVTQLAIECLTEDRGDDRRQRRTCCGCLESIFNWMPVIFIVCLIVYSYYVYVWHLCLQNMRNHSAIVLGVVLFWYHLLLLMFLWSYWSSMWAKVMPIPAEWSIPDADWTRLIRANGLEERRHILSHVARRLPITMCDQNGVVRYCGQCRLIKPDRAHHCRICQRCILKMDHHCPWVNNCVHFHNYKFFLLFLIYASVYCLYVLVTLMLELHHAWGFDFDNVDLNSVQTMIPIVLAMIFTGATVIMLGLHIYLLLLNRTTMESAHAPMFCVGGRTRKAFNLGCCTNLCEVFGDRWYLWPLPVYSSRGDGLTFPLREGSISSASSADF from the coding sequence ATGATCAGCAATCGCTCCCAATCCATTCCGATTGACACAGTGCCAGTAGTAACCCAGTTGGCTATAGAATGTTtgacagaggacagaggagaTGACCGTCGCCAGAGGAGGACCTGCTGCGGCTGTTTGGAGTCTATATTCAACTGGATGCCGGTGATCTTCATAGTCTGCCTCATAGTCTATTCGTACTACGTATATGTGTGGCACTTGTGCCTGCAGAACATGAGGAATCACTCGGCTATCGTCCTGGGTGTGGTCCTCTTCTGGTatcacctgctgctgctgatgttcctCTGGAGCTACTGGAGCAGCATGTGGGCGAAGGTCATGCCGATTCCGGCTGAGTGGAGCATACCCGACGCGGACTGGACGCGTCTGATCAGAGCCAACGGCCTGGAGGAGAGGAGGCACATTCTGAGCCACGTGGCTCGCAGATTGCCCATCACGATGTGCGATCAGAACGGCGTCGTGCGATACTGTGGCCAGTGCCGGCTCATCAAGCCGGATCGGGCCCACCACTGCCGGATCTGTCAGCGCTGCATCCTCAAGATGGACCACCACTGTCCCTGGGTGAACAACTGCGTGCACTTCCACAACTACAAGTTCTTCCTGCTGTTCCTCATCTACGCCTCGGTCTACTGCCTGTACGTCCTAGTGACCCTGATGCTCGAGCTCCACCATGCCTGGGGTTTTGACTTTGACAACGTGGACCTGAACTCGGTGCAGACCATGATCCCAATCGTCCTTGCCATGATTTTCACCGGCGCCACTGTGATTATGCTGGGCCTCCACATCTACCTTTTGCTCTTGAACCGCACCACCATGGAGTCGGCTCATGCTCCTATGTTCTGCGTTGGTGGCCGCACCAGGAAGGCCTTCAACCTGGGCTGCTGCACCAACCTGTGCGAGGTGTTCGGCGATAGATGGTACCTGTGGCCACTGCCCGTCTACAGCAGCCGCGGCGACGGCCTCACCTTTCCCCTACGGGAGGGCTCCATTAGTTCTGCCAGTTCTGCTGATTTCtaa
- the LOC6898920 gene encoding uncharacterized protein, with translation MDNGASVAAGAEIGHIKAAGDHRCHSTHLPLIVAQTQPAIMKFLIIAVAFLACAFADVSELSGYDYQQPELPAPAPVETYIPPAPPAPAPVESYIPPAPPAPEYIPPAPVQAEQSVIEEIEQPAQDGYRYKTVRRRVFRHRA, from the exons ATGGATAATGGTGCTTCCGTTGCCGCTGGCGCAGAGATCGGCCATATAAAAGCCGCGGGAGATCATCGATGCCACAGCACACATCTTCCGTTGATCGTCGCACAAACACAGCCAGCAATCATG AAATTCCTGATCATCGCCGTTGCCTTCCTGGCCTGCGCCTTTGCCGATGTCTCGGAGCTGTCCGGATACGATTACCAGCAGCCGGAGCTGCCCGCCCCCGCTCCAGTGGAGACCTACATCCCCCCCGCACCGCCAGCACCGGCGCCCGTTGAGAGCTACATTCCCCCCGCACCGCCAGCCCCCGAGTACATCCCACCCGCACCCGTCCAGGCCGAGCAGTCCGTGATCGAGGAGATCGAGCAGCCCGCCCAGGACGGATACCGCTACAAGACCGTGCGCCGTCGCGTCTTCCGCCACCGCGCCTAA